The following proteins are co-located in the Streptomyces sp. DT2A-34 genome:
- a CDS encoding MFS transporter, with protein MSTTPPPQALTDPTTDERAADDGAFAWLRALGPRGRRAFAGAFGGYALDSYDYFTLPLSMVALAAYFGLDSGQTGLFTTVTLVVSAIGGALAGVLADRIGRVRALMITVITYAVFTVACGFAPNYETLLVFRALQGLGFGGEWAVGAILVAEYASAKHRGRTLGAIQSSWAVGWALAAIMYTLVFSFVDDDLAWRVMFWTGALPALLVIWMRRRVHDAPEAVAIREQSTEKGSFAAIFKPGLLRTTIFAGLLSTGVQGGYYTLATWVPTYLKTERDLSVVGTGGYLTFLISGAFIGYLTGGYLTDRLGRRRNIWLFALLSAVCILAYANIPDGANTLLLVLGFPLGFCMSAIFSGFGSYLSELYPTAVRGTGQGFTYNTGRAVGAVFPTTVGFLADSWGVGGALVFGAIGYGIAALALLGLPETRGKELV; from the coding sequence ATGAGCACGACCCCTCCACCGCAGGCTCTGACAGACCCCACCACTGACGAACGCGCCGCCGACGACGGCGCGTTCGCCTGGCTGCGCGCCCTGGGTCCGCGCGGCCGCCGCGCCTTCGCGGGCGCTTTCGGCGGTTATGCCCTGGATTCGTACGACTACTTCACCCTGCCGCTGAGCATGGTGGCGCTGGCCGCGTACTTCGGCCTGGACAGCGGCCAGACCGGCCTGTTCACCACCGTCACGCTCGTGGTCTCCGCGATCGGCGGCGCCCTCGCGGGCGTGCTGGCCGACCGGATCGGCCGGGTCAGGGCGCTGATGATCACGGTCATCACCTACGCCGTCTTCACCGTCGCCTGCGGCTTCGCGCCCAACTACGAGACGCTGCTGGTCTTCCGCGCCCTCCAGGGCCTCGGTTTCGGCGGCGAGTGGGCGGTCGGCGCGATCCTGGTCGCCGAGTACGCGAGCGCCAAGCACCGGGGCCGTACCCTCGGCGCGATCCAGAGCTCGTGGGCCGTCGGCTGGGCGCTGGCCGCGATCATGTACACGCTGGTCTTCTCGTTCGTCGACGACGACCTGGCGTGGCGCGTGATGTTCTGGACCGGCGCACTGCCCGCCCTGCTCGTCATCTGGATGCGACGCCGGGTGCACGACGCCCCGGAGGCGGTGGCCATACGTGAACAGAGCACGGAGAAGGGCTCGTTCGCGGCCATCTTCAAGCCCGGCCTGCTGCGTACGACGATCTTCGCGGGGCTGCTCTCCACCGGCGTCCAGGGCGGCTACTACACCCTCGCCACCTGGGTGCCGACCTATCTGAAGACCGAGCGCGACCTGTCGGTCGTCGGCACCGGCGGCTATCTGACGTTCCTGATCTCGGGCGCCTTCATCGGCTATCTGACCGGCGGTTACCTCACCGACCGGCTGGGCCGGCGGCGCAACATCTGGCTGTTCGCGCTGCTGTCGGCCGTCTGCATCCTGGCGTACGCGAACATCCCGGACGGCGCCAACACCCTGCTCCTGGTGCTCGGTTTCCCACTCGGGTTCTGCATGTCGGCGATCTTCAGCGGCTTCGGGTCCTACCTGAGCGAGCTGTACCCGACGGCGGTGCGTGGCACGGGACAGGGCTTCACGTACAACACCGGCCGCGCGGTGGGCGCCGTCTTTCCCACCACGGTCGGCTTCCTGGCGGACAGCTGGGGCGTGGGCGGCGCGCTGGTCTTCGGCGCGATCGGCTACGGCATCGCGGCGCTTGCCCTGCTGGGGCTGCCGGAGACGCGCGGGAAGGAGCTGGTGTGA
- a CDS encoding GntR family transcriptional regulator, whose protein sequence is MAEQLGGLADDRALLGRTSTAERVSDILRSRIAEGFFPPGTRLSEDSIGGALGVSRNTLREAFRLLTHERLLVHELNRGVFVRVLAVEDVEDIYRTRGLVECAVVRGLGEPPYGLDGLAAAVEEGRRASAEDDWKGVGTANIHFHRELVALAGSARTDELMRSVFAELRLAFHVVDDPKRLHEPYLARNRQILQALEAGDKAAAEKLLAGYLDDSLERVVEVYRRRVTGTP, encoded by the coding sequence ATGGCAGAGCAGCTGGGCGGACTGGCCGACGACCGTGCCCTCCTGGGGCGCACGAGCACGGCGGAGCGGGTCTCGGACATCCTCAGAAGTCGCATCGCCGAGGGCTTCTTCCCGCCCGGCACCCGGCTGTCGGAGGACAGCATCGGAGGGGCGCTCGGTGTGTCCCGCAACACACTGCGCGAAGCGTTCCGGCTGCTCACCCATGAACGGCTGCTGGTGCACGAGCTGAACCGGGGTGTGTTCGTACGGGTCCTGGCGGTGGAGGACGTCGAGGACATCTACCGGACGCGCGGGCTCGTCGAGTGCGCCGTCGTGCGAGGGCTCGGCGAGCCGCCGTACGGTCTGGACGGCCTTGCGGCGGCCGTCGAGGAGGGCCGCCGGGCGTCTGCCGAGGATGACTGGAAAGGTGTGGGTACGGCCAATATCCACTTCCACCGGGAACTGGTCGCCCTGGCGGGAAGCGCCCGCACCGACGAGCTGATGCGCAGCGTCTTCGCGGAGTTGCGACTGGCCTTCCACGTGGTGGACGACCCGAAGCGGCTGCACGAGCCGTATCTCGCACGCAATCGGCAGATCTTGCAGGCGCTGGAGGCGGGCGACAAGGCCGCGGCCGAGAAGTTGCTCGCCGGGTATCTCGATGACTCCCTGGAGCGGGTCGTGGAGGTCTACCGGCGCCGGGTGACGGGCACGCCCTGA